The following proteins are co-located in the Microbacterium sp. Clip185 genome:
- a CDS encoding ABC transporter substrate-binding protein — MSTASRRRVALIGAVALTSALALAGCASSSDPLSDGDQTKAPSDTIVVGSQDYYSNEIIAEIYAQALEGAGFTVQRDFTIGQRDAYLPELESGAITLFPEYTGNLLQFFEPDTEARSSDDVYAALKEALPENLTVLDQSTASDQDSYTVTEAFADQWGLETIADLSKVTEPLTLGGPPELADRPYGPTGLKSTYGIDVTFQATGATTVEDLVAGTVNVANVFTADPQIQTQKLKVLDDPKSLFLASNVVPLVNKDVAGDVADVINKVSAALTPEGLVALNVESTVDKTSSADIAKKWLADNGLS, encoded by the coding sequence ATGTCCACAGCATCCCGCCGCCGCGTCGCCCTCATCGGCGCCGTCGCACTCACCTCCGCGCTGGCACTCGCCGGCTGCGCGTCCTCCTCCGACCCGCTCTCCGATGGCGACCAGACCAAGGCGCCGTCCGACACGATCGTCGTCGGCTCCCAGGACTACTACTCGAACGAGATCATCGCGGAGATCTACGCCCAGGCGCTCGAGGGCGCCGGCTTCACGGTGCAGCGCGACTTCACGATCGGTCAGCGCGACGCGTACCTCCCCGAGCTCGAGAGCGGCGCCATCACGCTGTTCCCGGAGTACACCGGCAACCTGCTCCAGTTCTTCGAGCCCGACACCGAGGCGCGCTCCTCCGACGACGTCTACGCGGCGCTCAAGGAGGCCCTGCCCGAGAACCTCACCGTGCTCGACCAGTCGACGGCGAGCGACCAGGACTCCTACACCGTCACCGAGGCGTTCGCCGATCAGTGGGGACTCGAGACCATCGCCGACCTCTCGAAGGTCACCGAGCCGCTGACGCTGGGCGGACCGCCCGAGCTCGCCGACCGCCCCTACGGGCCCACGGGGCTGAAGAGCACCTACGGCATCGACGTGACCTTCCAGGCGACCGGCGCGACCACGGTCGAGGACCTCGTGGCCGGCACGGTGAACGTCGCCAACGTGTTCACCGCCGACCCGCAGATCCAGACCCAGAAGCTCAAGGTCCTGGATGATCCGAAGTCGCTGTTCCTCGCGTCGAACGTCGTTCCGCTCGTGAACAAGGACGTCGCCGGTGACGTCGCCGACGTGATCAACAAGGTGAGCGCTGCGCTGACGCCGGAGGGACTCGTCGCGCTGAACGTCGAGAGCACGGTCGACAAGACCTCCTCCGCTGACATCGCTAAGAAGTGGCTGGCAGACAACGGACTGAGCTGA
- a CDS encoding ABC transporter permease — protein MNVFWDAIVWLFSPEQYSGPSALQVLLLQQLGYTAVAVAIAAVIAIPAGLAIGHTGRGREIAVAISGAARAVPSFGLLVLLVLLMGVLHKPEAAVVTFVVLAIPALLAGAYSGLEAIDRRVIDAARAMGMTEWQILWRVEIPLGLPLLVGGIRSAVLQVVATVTIAAYVGLGGLGLPIIQGIPLRRIDQVLGGAIVVAVLALVLDALLALAQRAAVPAGVRAQAPSRSPRRLRSRPVQAV, from the coding sequence ATGAACGTCTTCTGGGATGCGATCGTCTGGCTCTTCTCGCCCGAGCAGTACAGCGGTCCGAGCGCGCTGCAGGTGCTCCTGCTGCAGCAGCTCGGCTACACGGCCGTCGCCGTGGCGATCGCGGCCGTGATCGCCATTCCCGCCGGCCTCGCGATCGGCCACACCGGTCGCGGCCGTGAGATCGCGGTGGCCATCTCGGGTGCCGCCCGTGCCGTGCCGTCGTTCGGCCTGCTGGTGCTGCTCGTGCTGCTGATGGGCGTGCTGCACAAGCCGGAGGCCGCGGTGGTGACCTTCGTCGTGCTCGCCATCCCGGCGCTGCTCGCCGGCGCCTACTCCGGTCTCGAGGCGATCGACCGCCGTGTCATCGACGCCGCCCGCGCGATGGGCATGACCGAGTGGCAGATTCTCTGGCGGGTGGAGATCCCGCTGGGCCTGCCGCTGCTGGTCGGCGGCATCCGCTCCGCCGTGCTGCAGGTCGTGGCCACCGTGACGATCGCCGCCTACGTCGGTCTCGGCGGCCTCGGTCTGCCGATCATCCAGGGCATTCCGCTGCGGCGGATCGACCAGGTGCTCGGCGGCGCGATCGTCGTCGCCGTGCTCGCTCTCGTGCTCGACGCGCTGCTCGCCCTCGCCCAGCGGGCCGCCGTGCCCGCCGGCGTCCGTGCTCAGGCGCCGTCGCGCTCACCGCGGCGGCTGCGCTCCCGACCCGTGCAGGCCGTCTGA
- a CDS encoding ABC transporter permease, with amino-acid sequence MTWVLANLGMIAELALDHLRQSLIAIVVGFVLSIPLGWVAWRYRLLRGWVITVTGLLYTIPSLALLILLPTALGYRIPTEFNLIVGLTIYAIAILTRAVTDGLDSVDAGVRQAATAMGYGGFRRFFAVDLPLAGPVILAGLRVTAVSTISLATVGILVGVTNLGYLFTNGLQRRILEEVFAGVVAVVILALVVDLVLVLLGRLAMPWSRNTRPTRRRAAARAEATA; translated from the coding sequence ATGACCTGGGTCCTCGCGAACCTCGGCATGATCGCCGAGCTGGCTCTCGACCACCTGCGCCAGAGCCTCATCGCGATCGTCGTCGGGTTCGTCCTGTCGATCCCGCTGGGGTGGGTGGCCTGGCGGTACCGCCTGCTGCGCGGCTGGGTGATCACCGTCACGGGGCTGCTCTACACCATCCCGTCGCTCGCGCTGCTGATCCTGCTGCCGACGGCACTGGGCTACCGCATCCCGACCGAGTTCAACCTCATCGTCGGACTCACGATCTACGCGATCGCGATCCTCACGCGCGCTGTGACGGACGGTCTCGACTCGGTGGATGCGGGTGTGCGCCAGGCGGCGACGGCGATGGGCTACGGCGGTTTCCGGCGATTCTTCGCCGTCGACCTTCCGCTGGCAGGGCCCGTGATCCTCGCGGGTCTGCGGGTGACGGCGGTGTCGACGATCTCGCTGGCCACGGTCGGCATCCTCGTCGGCGTCACCAATCTCGGCTACCTCTTCACCAACGGGCTGCAGCGCCGCATCCTCGAGGAGGTCTTCGCGGGCGTCGTCGCCGTCGTGATCCTCGCTCTCGTCGTCGACCTCGTGCTCGTGCTGCTCGGTCGGCTGGCGATGCCCTGGAGCCGTAACACCCGCCCGACTCGCCGACGCGCCGCCGCCCGAGCGGAGGCCACGGCATGA